Proteins from a single region of Anticarsia gemmatalis isolate Benzon Research Colony breed Stoneville strain chromosome 30, ilAntGemm2 primary, whole genome shotgun sequence:
- the Ude gene encoding uracil-DNA degrading factor translates to MGKDDKEDSGFGFKDKAKAEETLRLLEAHERNYQRLTVRGLLGRAKRVLSMTKAEDKIKNIKEAMEVFETWLAQLGAGKDNKTDDKQNRDKKEKKQDKKEDKKSSDKESSSDVEMEQDKPEKAALPADTVPGLGFKDADTARASLAALQGRDPDYQKLAVKGLLGRAKRVLTCTRDETKLSNIKEAMSILEQFVDDFESQHLGRQNNAYVSLGVVRTAQERADNVTEQQKSFIEAYKSVRGEYKRLRTVAPEDGGKTWDILRNDALKLLKEKYADAKLFNEKDEPTAEHLDMLLWAYSPEAARVKKCVPETKDETTDSRKRRSSARDDSPAKRTRD, encoded by the exons ATGGGTAAGGACGACAAGGAGGACTCGGGCTTCGGGTTTAAGGACAAGGCGAAGGCGGAGGAGACGCTGCGGCTGCTGGAGGCGCACGAGCGCAACTACCAGCGCCTCACCGTGCGCGGCCTGCTCGGACGAGCCAAGAGGGTGCTCTCCA TGACGAAAGCGGAGGACAAGATCAAGAACATAAAGGAAGCGATGGAGGTGTTCGAGACGTGGCTCGCGCAGCTCGGCGCCGGCAAGGACAACAAGACTGACGACAAACAAAACAGGGACAAGAAGGAGAAGAAACAGGACAAGAAGGAAGACAAGAAGAGTAGTGATAAG GAGTCGTCATCAGACGTGGAGATGGAGCAGGACAAGCCGGAGAAGGCGGCGCTCCCGGCGGACACGGTGCCGGGGCTGGGCTTCAAGGACGCGGACACGGCGCGCGCCTCGCTCGCCGCGCTGCAGGGCCGGGACCCCGACTACCAGAAGCTGGCTGTGAAGGGACTCCTCGGACGCGCCAAGAGAGTGCTCACCT GTACTCGCGACGAGACGAAGCTATCAAACATAAAGGAGGCGATGTCGATCCTGGAGCAGTTCGTGGACGACTTCGAGTCGCAGCACCTCGGCCGCCAGAACAACGCCTACGTCAGCCTCGGCGTGGTGCGCACCGCGCAGGAGCGAGCTGACAACGTCACTGAACAACAG AAGTCATTCATCGAGGCGTACAAGTCAGTACGCGGCGAGTACAAGCGGCTGCGCACCGTGGCGCCCGAGGACGGAGGCAAGACCTGGGACATACTGAGGAACGACGCGCTTAAACTACTCAAGGAGAAG TACGCAGATGCAAAGTTATTCAACGAGAAAGACGAGCCGACAGCGGAGCACTTGGACATGTTGCTGTGGGCGTACTCGCCGGAGGCGGCGCGCGTCAAGAAGTGCGTGCCGGAGACCAAGGACGAGACCACAGACAGCCGCAAGCGCCGGAGCAGCGCGCGCGACGACTCGCCCGCCAAGCGGACCAGGGACTAA